In Nocardia sputorum, a single genomic region encodes these proteins:
- a CDS encoding urease subunit beta, whose amino-acid sequence MIPGEYFCAEGVIELNPGAERLELDVLNTGDRPVQVGSHVHFPQANAALRFDRAAAHGHRLDIPAGTAVRFEPGLGQRVRLVPLGGAREVHGISRTPPGRLDD is encoded by the coding sequence GTGATCCCGGGCGAATACTTCTGCGCCGAGGGCGTCATCGAGCTGAATCCCGGCGCTGAGCGCCTCGAACTGGACGTGCTGAACACCGGTGATCGGCCGGTGCAGGTCGGCAGCCATGTGCACTTCCCGCAAGCGAACGCGGCGCTGCGGTTCGACCGGGCGGCCGCGCACGGACACCGCCTGGACATCCCGGCCGGGACCGCGGTGCGCTTCGAACCCGGTCTCGGGCAACGCGTGCGGCTCGTGCCGCTGGGCGGCGCACGCGAGGTCCACGGGATCAGCCGCACCCCACCCGGGCGTCTCGATGACTAG
- a CDS encoding urease subunit gamma, whose translation MRLSPHEQERLLLSYAAELARRRRARGLKLNHPEAVALITDHVLEGARDGRTVAELMSSGRTVLARDDVMEGVPEMIPDVQVEATFPDGTKLVTVHHPIG comes from the coding sequence ATGCGACTGTCACCGCACGAGCAGGAGCGCCTGCTGCTGAGCTACGCCGCCGAGCTGGCCCGGCGCAGGCGGGCGCGCGGACTCAAGCTGAACCATCCCGAGGCGGTCGCGCTGATCACCGATCACGTGCTGGAAGGCGCACGGGACGGCCGTACCGTCGCCGAGCTGATGTCCTCGGGGCGCACGGTCCTGGCCCGCGACGACGTGATGGAAGGCGTGCCGGAGATGATTCCCGATGTCCAGGTCGAGGCGACCTTCCCGGACGGCACCAAACTCGTCACCGTGCACCATCCGATCGGCTAG
- a CDS encoding PaaI family thioesterase codes for MTQQETQRFGSLAGVTPEQMNAYSEGTFADLIGLRYTELSPDRVRGEWVVKPHLYQPAGIQNGGVYCTVIETLASIAGGIWFGDQGTVVGVNNNTDFLRAVREGTLSGEATPLHRGRLQQLWQVVITDEQNRTVARGQVRLQNLPHRS; via the coding sequence ATGACACAGCAGGAAACGCAGCGGTTCGGCTCGCTGGCGGGCGTCACGCCGGAGCAGATGAACGCCTACAGCGAAGGCACCTTCGCCGACCTGATCGGCCTGCGCTACACCGAGCTGAGCCCCGACCGCGTGCGCGGCGAGTGGGTCGTCAAACCGCATCTCTACCAGCCCGCGGGCATCCAGAACGGCGGTGTGTACTGCACCGTCATCGAGACGCTCGCCAGCATCGCAGGCGGCATCTGGTTCGGCGACCAGGGCACGGTGGTCGGCGTGAACAACAACACCGATTTCCTGCGCGCGGTGCGCGAGGGCACGCTGTCGGGCGAGGCGACGCCGCTGCACCGGGGCAGACTGCAGCAGCTGTGGCAGGTCGTCATCACCGACGAGCAGAACCGCACCGTGGCCCGCGGCCAGGTGCGCTTGCAGAATCTGCCCCATCGTTCCTGA
- a CDS encoding carbonic anhydrase has translation MPTSTPFRPRSIAAVLAAVAVLVLPACGSGGQRGPTGEPSTHHAPHWDYDAEGPDHWADLDRDFLTCKSGHQQSPVDLPGHARLEPHEHTTVDYHSVPTVTLRNNGHTVQANLPPHNGNRIVVDDVPFELVQFHFHLPSEHTVDGVGTTMEAHFVHKSATGQVAVLGVLLRAAPGPSGFAPILSVAPRAVDAETVVPGPIDLRSMLPGATDQYRYQGSLTTPPCSEGVSWTVLGSPVAVAPADADRYRALFAHSNRPTQPLNGRSVTLAGG, from the coding sequence TTGCCCACCAGCACACCGTTCCGTCCCCGATCGATCGCCGCGGTCCTGGCCGCGGTCGCGGTACTCGTGCTGCCCGCCTGCGGCTCGGGCGGGCAGCGGGGACCGACGGGCGAACCGTCGACGCACCACGCGCCGCACTGGGATTACGACGCCGAGGGCCCCGACCATTGGGCCGACCTGGACCGGGACTTCCTGACCTGCAAGAGCGGCCATCAGCAGTCACCCGTCGATCTGCCCGGTCACGCCCGCCTCGAGCCGCACGAGCACACCACCGTCGACTACCACTCGGTGCCCACGGTGACGCTGCGGAACAACGGGCACACCGTGCAGGCGAATCTCCCGCCGCACAACGGAAATCGGATCGTGGTCGACGACGTGCCGTTCGAGCTCGTGCAATTCCATTTCCACCTGCCGAGCGAGCACACCGTGGACGGCGTGGGTACCACGATGGAAGCGCACTTCGTGCACAAGAGCGCGACAGGTCAGGTGGCTGTGCTCGGTGTGCTGCTGCGGGCCGCACCGGGGCCGTCGGGCTTCGCGCCGATCCTCTCGGTCGCGCCGCGGGCGGTGGACGCCGAGACGGTCGTGCCGGGCCCGATCGACTTGCGCTCGATGTTGCCGGGTGCCACCGATCAGTACCGTTATCAGGGTTCACTCACCACCCCGCCGTGCAGCGAGGGTGTCTCGTGGACGGTGCTCGGCAGTCCGGTCGCGGTGGCCCCCGCCGACGCCGACCGCTACCGGGCGTTGTTCGCCCACAGCAACCGGCCGACCCAGCCGCTGAACGGCCGGTCGGTCACGCTGGCCGGCGGATGA
- a CDS encoding FecCD family ABC transporter permease: MRRRRLSGLLLSTALLMLAALAGVAVGARSLPPGTVYDAVHHALTCPGGPFTCAAGSTEEQIVRGLRLPRTALALVCGAALGIAGALIQGYTRNPLADAGLLGLNAGAAFLAALSVYLFSYSAPEQYIWFALVGALVAGLVVFATSSVGGGKASPLSLVLAGAAITAFLQAMTNAVVLFDAAALDTYRFWVIGTVAGRDAEVFWQVLPFLAAGILLAVSAAPGLNLIGLGDDVARGLGVHVGRNRALGLAAVVLLAGAATAAVGPIAFLGLVVPHLARTITGPDHRWLIPYSGLFGALLLLIADIAGRVVARPGELEVGAMLAVLGVPFFLAFVRRRKLVNL; the protein is encoded by the coding sequence GTGAGGCGGCGCCGTCTTTCCGGACTGCTCCTCTCGACCGCCCTGCTCATGCTCGCCGCGCTCGCCGGTGTCGCGGTCGGCGCTCGATCGCTCCCGCCCGGCACCGTCTACGACGCCGTGCACCATGCGCTCACCTGCCCCGGCGGACCCTTCACCTGCGCCGCCGGATCCACGGAGGAACAGATCGTGCGCGGCCTACGGCTGCCGCGCACCGCGTTGGCACTGGTCTGCGGGGCGGCTCTGGGCATCGCGGGCGCGCTCATCCAGGGCTACACCCGCAATCCGCTCGCCGACGCCGGATTGCTCGGGCTCAACGCGGGCGCGGCATTCCTCGCGGCCCTGAGCGTGTACCTGTTCTCCTACAGCGCGCCGGAACAATACATCTGGTTCGCGCTCGTCGGAGCGCTGGTCGCCGGGCTGGTGGTGTTCGCGACCTCGTCCGTGGGCGGCGGCAAAGCCAGTCCGCTGAGCCTGGTGCTCGCGGGCGCGGCGATCACCGCGTTCCTGCAGGCGATGACGAACGCCGTCGTGCTGTTCGACGCCGCCGCGCTGGACACCTACCGCTTCTGGGTGATCGGCACGGTCGCGGGCCGGGACGCCGAGGTGTTCTGGCAGGTGCTGCCGTTCCTGGCGGCGGGCATACTGCTGGCGGTGTCGGCCGCGCCCGGACTGAACCTGATCGGCCTCGGCGACGATGTCGCGCGCGGGCTCGGCGTGCACGTGGGCCGCAACCGCGCGCTCGGGCTCGCGGCCGTCGTGCTGCTGGCGGGCGCGGCGACGGCGGCGGTCGGACCGATCGCCTTCCTCGGCTTGGTCGTCCCGCATCTCGCGCGCACGATCACCGGACCGGACCATCGCTGGCTGATCCCCTATTCCGGGCTGTTCGGCGCGTTGCTGCTGCTCATCGCCGATATCGCAGGCCGGGTGGTGGCCCGGCCCGGCGAGCTGGAGGTCGGGGCGATGCTGGCCGTGCTCGGGGTCCCGTTCTTCCTGGCGTTCGTGCGTCGGCGAAAGCTGGTGAATCTGTGA
- a CDS encoding FecCD family ABC transporter permease, which translates to MTISLRTTTGRPALRVGPVSTVLRPRMVVLVALLIALALGLFCLDIAVGESHLPLGRVLDVLTGGGTKAQRFIVLESRLPRALTALVVGLALGLSGAITQSILHNPLAAPDMLGITSGASLGAVAVLVGTGGASTGLAASVGAPMAALAGGLLTALAIYVLAWGRTATGTYGATGLRLVLIGVGVNALLTAGIGWLLTRASLVDAQRVQLWLTGSLNAADAAHLVPATIAAGVAALVALASARTLAALRLGSDTTRALGVRIQTQQAILIGAAVVSASVATAAVGPVGFVALAAPQIARRVLRTPGEPLVGSALAGAILVVGADVASRTVFPVDLPVGVVTAAFGGPFLLYLLVRMNRKATLS; encoded by the coding sequence GTGACGATTTCGCTGCGAACCACGACCGGGCGACCCGCGCTGCGCGTCGGGCCGGTGTCGACGGTGCTGCGACCGCGGATGGTGGTGCTCGTCGCGCTCCTGATCGCGCTGGCCCTCGGACTGTTCTGTCTGGACATCGCGGTGGGCGAGTCGCATCTGCCGCTCGGGCGCGTGCTCGACGTGCTGACCGGCGGCGGCACCAAGGCGCAGCGGTTCATCGTGCTGGAATCCCGGCTGCCGCGCGCGCTCACCGCGCTCGTGGTCGGCCTCGCGCTCGGGCTCTCCGGCGCGATCACCCAGTCCATCCTGCACAACCCCCTGGCCGCGCCGGACATGCTCGGCATCACGTCGGGGGCGAGCCTCGGCGCGGTCGCCGTGCTGGTCGGCACGGGCGGCGCGAGCACCGGCCTGGCCGCCTCGGTCGGCGCGCCGATGGCGGCGCTCGCGGGCGGCCTGCTCACCGCCCTCGCCATCTACGTGCTCGCCTGGGGACGCACTGCCACCGGCACGTACGGCGCTACCGGTCTTCGGCTGGTCCTGATCGGCGTAGGTGTGAACGCCTTGTTGACCGCGGGCATCGGCTGGCTGCTCACCCGCGCCAGCCTGGTGGACGCCCAGCGCGTGCAGCTGTGGCTGACCGGGTCGCTCAACGCGGCCGACGCCGCGCACCTCGTTCCCGCGACGATCGCCGCGGGAGTCGCCGCCCTCGTCGCGCTCGCCTCGGCCCGCACGCTCGCCGCGCTGCGCCTCGGCTCCGACACCACGCGCGCGCTCGGCGTGCGCATCCAGACCCAGCAGGCCATCCTGATCGGAGCGGCCGTGGTGTCCGCCTCGGTGGCCACCGCCGCCGTCGGGCCGGTGGGATTCGTCGCCCTCGCCGCGCCGCAGATCGCACGGCGCGTATTGCGCACGCCGGGCGAACCACTCGTCGGCTCCGCGCTGGCCGGGGCCATCCTGGTGGTCGGCGCGGATGTCGCGTCCCGCACGGTGTTCCCGGTCGACCTGCCCGTCGGCGTCGTCACCGCGGCATTCGGCGGGCCGTTCCTGCTGTACCTGCTCGTGCGTATGAACCGGAAGGCGACGCTGTCATGA
- a CDS encoding ABC transporter ATP-binding protein, which translates to MTIADITTPDATERASAPGHRLGAENVTLGYGDRVIVDGLSVAITPGVVTTVIGPNGCGKSTLLRSLGRLLRPRDGRVLLDGKAISTMRTKDVARIVGMLPQSPVAPEGLTVADLVARGRHPHQSWFRQWSGTDETEVTSALEQTGIADLADRPLDELSGGQRQRAWISMALAQGTDILLLDEPTTYLDLAHSIEVLDLVDRLHADLGRTVVMVLHDLNLAIRYSDQLVVMRDGRVVAAGAPGEVVSVELLREVFDLDATVLEDPVSGRPMIVPIGARHVRGKVGGPAAGEPESAPYEK; encoded by the coding sequence ATGACGATCGCAGACATCACCACTCCCGACGCCACGGAGCGGGCGAGCGCTCCGGGGCACCGGCTCGGCGCCGAGAACGTCACGCTCGGCTACGGCGACCGGGTGATCGTCGACGGGCTGAGTGTGGCCATCACCCCCGGCGTGGTGACTACCGTCATCGGACCGAACGGCTGCGGAAAGTCCACCCTGCTGCGTTCACTCGGCCGGTTGCTGCGACCGCGGGACGGCCGAGTCCTGTTGGACGGCAAGGCGATATCGACGATGAGGACGAAGGACGTCGCCCGCATCGTCGGCATGCTGCCGCAGTCGCCGGTGGCTCCGGAAGGACTCACCGTCGCCGATCTGGTCGCGCGCGGACGCCACCCCCACCAGTCCTGGTTCCGGCAGTGGTCGGGCACGGACGAGACCGAGGTGACGTCCGCGCTGGAACAGACCGGGATCGCCGACCTCGCCGACCGACCGCTCGACGAGTTGTCCGGCGGACAGCGGCAACGCGCCTGGATCTCGATGGCGCTGGCCCAGGGCACCGACATCCTGTTGCTCGACGAGCCGACCACGTATCTCGACCTGGCACACTCCATCGAGGTGCTGGACCTGGTGGACCGGTTGCACGCCGATCTCGGGCGCACCGTCGTGATGGTGCTGCACGATCTCAATCTCGCGATCCGCTACAGCGACCAGCTGGTCGTCATGCGCGACGGGCGTGTCGTGGCGGCGGGGGCGCCGGGCGAAGTCGTGTCGGTGGAGCTGCTGCGCGAGGTGTTCGACCTGGACGCCACGGTGCTCGAGGACCCGGTGTCGGGACGGCCGATGATCGTGCCGATCGGCGCCAGGCACGTGCGCGGAAAAGTGGGCGGACCCGCTGCCGGGGAGCCCGAATCCGCGCCCTATGAGAAATGA
- a CDS encoding BlaI/MecI/CopY family transcriptional regulator, with protein MAGLGELEKAVMDQLWSADEPQTVRQVHEALAARRELAYTTVMTVLQRLAKKNLVVQRRDDRAHRYAPVHTRDELVASLMVDALQQADAAGSRAAALVHFVEQVGKDEAAALREALAKLEATEDEDSAPPPQ; from the coding sequence ATGGCAGGTCTTGGTGAACTCGAGAAAGCGGTCATGGACCAGTTGTGGTCGGCCGACGAACCACAAACGGTCCGGCAGGTGCACGAGGCTCTCGCCGCACGCCGCGAGCTCGCGTACACCACGGTGATGACCGTGCTGCAACGCCTCGCGAAGAAGAACCTGGTGGTGCAGCGCCGCGACGACCGCGCGCACCGTTACGCGCCCGTGCACACCCGCGACGAACTCGTCGCCAGCCTGATGGTCGACGCGCTGCAACAGGCCGACGCGGCGGGCAGCCGCGCCGCCGCGCTGGTGCACTTCGTGGAGCAGGTCGGCAAGGACGAGGCTGCCGCCCTGCGCGAAGCACTCGCTAAGCTCGAAGCTACCGAGGACGAGGACTCGGCGCCGCCGCCGCAGTAG
- a CDS encoding M56 family metallopeptidase, with the protein MNATAPVFAGLALLLAGPAPALLSRATWTYRTPRAALVLWQAIALAAVLSAFGSGLAIAAELLVPGPDGRPTTAPTREIDALGLPLWLAYVFVFALTLLVGARLIYAIIRVGVHTRRRRARHRMLVDLLDQSGPHRRAADIRVLAATEPIAYCLPGLRQRVVLSEGTLTSLADAEITAIVSHERSHLRARHDLVLEAFTAVHEAFPRVVRSKAALGSVKLLIELLADDSAVKVTGPKPLARALVACAKSTAPQGALAAGGPTTLIRIQRLSERIGDIRIATAAYLGSAAILVVPTQAVAVPWLVELSRLFHG; encoded by the coding sequence ATGAACGCAACCGCGCCGGTCTTCGCCGGACTCGCATTGCTTCTCGCGGGGCCTGCCCCGGCCTTGCTCAGCCGGGCGACCTGGACCTACCGGACGCCCCGAGCAGCGCTGGTGCTCTGGCAGGCCATCGCGCTCGCCGCCGTGCTCAGCGCGTTCGGCTCCGGGCTGGCCATCGCCGCCGAGCTGCTCGTGCCCGGCCCCGACGGCCGCCCGACCACCGCACCGACCAGGGAGATCGACGCGCTCGGCCTGCCGCTGTGGCTGGCCTACGTCTTCGTCTTCGCGCTCACGCTGCTGGTCGGCGCCCGGCTGATCTACGCGATCATCCGGGTCGGCGTGCATACCCGCAGGCGGCGGGCGCGTCACCGGATGCTGGTCGACCTGCTGGACCAGAGCGGTCCGCATCGGCGCGCGGCGGACATCCGGGTGCTGGCCGCGACCGAGCCGATCGCCTACTGCCTGCCCGGCCTGCGCCAGCGCGTTGTGCTCAGCGAAGGCACCCTGACCAGTCTCGCGGACGCCGAGATCACCGCCATCGTCAGCCACGAACGTTCGCATCTGCGGGCCAGGCACGATCTCGTGCTGGAAGCGTTCACGGCGGTGCACGAGGCGTTCCCGCGGGTGGTGCGCAGCAAGGCCGCGCTCGGCTCGGTCAAACTGCTCATCGAGTTGCTCGCGGACGACTCGGCGGTCAAGGTCACCGGGCCCAAGCCCCTGGCCCGCGCCCTCGTCGCGTGTGCGAAATCCACCGCGCCGCAAGGCGCGCTGGCGGCGGGCGGCCCGACCACGCTCATCCGCATCCAGCGGCTCAGCGAGCGGATCGGTGACATTCGCATCGCCACGGCCGCCTATCTCGGCTCCGCCGCCATCCTGGTGGTGCCGACGCAGGCCGTGGCCGTACCCTGGCTCGTGGAACTGAGCCGGCTGTTCCACGGCTGA
- a CDS encoding DEAD/DEAH box helicase, which translates to MTPSTPVAAAPTATFADLGLPAVLVQALRRDGIETPFPIQAATAPDVLAGKDVLGRGPTGSGKTLAFGLPMLTRLTGASAKPGRPRGLVLVPTRELAAQIERALDEPALALGLRVTSVVGGAPIKRQADRLARGVDLLIATPGRLADLLAQGSADLSDVLITALDEADHMADMGFLPQVTKLLDRTPRDGQRLLFSATLDGEVDKLVKRYLRAPVTHSTAPPSASVTTMSHHLLYVGDKVAKRAVATEIAAREGLTIMFVRTKHGADRLAKQLRGAGVPAGALHGGKAQNNRTRTLAAFADGSVPVLVTTDVAARGIHVDGISLVVHVDPPPEPKAYLHRAGRTARAGEDGVVVTLVMDEERRDVEAMARKAGVEVDGVAVRPGDRTLIEITGARRPSGVPVAAAAPVAAPAAAPAKPARRKTGRRDTPAAAGGRGAAKQSRSRSAAGAGRGSESVAAPARRRGDAKPVANNTVGRGAGSGKGTPARTGGTAGGFSGRAAASASGDTAGRPRRRAVRAQQSPTRGNRAAN; encoded by the coding sequence GTGACCCCCTCGACCCCCGTCGCCGCGGCGCCCACCGCGACCTTCGCGGATCTGGGCCTGCCCGCCGTGCTCGTACAGGCACTGCGACGCGACGGCATCGAGACGCCGTTCCCGATCCAGGCCGCCACGGCGCCGGATGTCCTGGCCGGTAAGGACGTGCTCGGCCGCGGACCCACCGGTTCCGGGAAGACGCTCGCCTTCGGCCTCCCGATGCTCACCCGGCTGACGGGCGCCTCGGCCAAGCCGGGCCGCCCGCGCGGGCTCGTCCTGGTGCCGACCCGCGAACTCGCCGCGCAGATCGAGCGGGCGCTCGACGAACCGGCGCTCGCGCTCGGCTTGCGGGTCACCTCGGTGGTCGGCGGCGCGCCGATCAAGCGCCAGGCCGACCGGCTCGCCCGCGGCGTCGACCTGCTCATCGCCACGCCGGGACGGCTCGCCGACCTGCTCGCACAGGGGTCCGCCGATCTGTCCGACGTGCTGATCACCGCCCTGGACGAGGCCGACCACATGGCCGACATGGGGTTTCTGCCGCAGGTGACCAAGCTGCTGGACCGCACCCCCCGTGACGGACAGCGCCTGCTGTTCTCGGCCACGCTCGACGGCGAGGTCGACAAGCTGGTCAAGCGCTACCTGCGCGCCCCCGTCACGCATTCCACCGCACCGCCGTCGGCGTCGGTCACCACGATGTCGCATCACCTGCTGTACGTCGGTGACAAAGTGGCCAAACGGGCGGTCGCCACCGAGATCGCCGCCCGCGAGGGACTGACCATCATGTTCGTCCGCACCAAGCACGGCGCCGACCGGCTCGCCAAGCAGTTGCGCGGGGCGGGCGTCCCCGCGGGCGCGTTGCACGGCGGCAAGGCGCAGAACAACCGCACGCGCACCCTCGCGGCGTTCGCCGACGGCTCGGTGCCGGTGCTGGTCACCACCGACGTCGCGGCGCGTGGCATCCACGTCGACGGGATCTCCCTCGTCGTGCACGTCGATCCGCCGCCGGAGCCGAAGGCCTATCTGCACCGGGCCGGGCGCACCGCCCGCGCGGGCGAGGACGGCGTGGTCGTCACGCTGGTGATGGACGAAGAGCGCCGCGACGTCGAGGCCATGGCCCGCAAGGCGGGTGTCGAGGTCGACGGGGTCGCGGTCCGTCCCGGTGACCGCACGCTGATCGAGATCACCGGCGCGCGCCGCCCGTCCGGCGTTCCCGTCGCCGCTGCCGCACCGGTGGCCGCGCCTGCCGCTGCCCCCGCGAAACCCGCACGACGCAAGACCGGCAGGCGCGATACGCCCGCGGCGGCCGGTGGCCGGGGCGCGGCCAAGCAATCCAGGAGCCGGTCGGCCGCCGGGGCCGGCCGCGGCAGCGAATCGGTCGCCGCGCCCGCGCGCCGCCGCGGCGACGCGAAACCCGTCGCGAACAACACCGTCGGCCGCGGCGCGGGTTCGGGCAAGGGCACGCCCGCTCGCACCGGGGGCACCGCGGGCGGGTTCTCCGGCCGCGCCGCCGCGTCCGCATCCGGCGACACGGCGGGCCGGCCGCGGCGACGCGCCGTGCGAGCCCAGCAGTCCCCCACTCGAGGCAATCGGGCAGCAAACTAA
- a CDS encoding DMT family transporter: MSTHWAAAVLCALLAALLFAVAAVAQQSAAAAVPESESLIRSLLRTPRWWAGVVGDAGGYAMQVAALALGAVLLVQPILVSALVFALPLSARLNDRRVAPSTWATALALTAALACFVLVGDPTEGDAGAPLRDWLLPLGLLVGLIAAATAAGIAAREPAWRALLLGAASGSLYGLAAALTDYVTGLFEHGVADVLGGWQTWALVAAGVTGVYLQQRAYQVGPLTASLPAVTVAEPLAAAFIGIAVLDERLRAGTAGLVVTAGAVVVMVATTIVLSRSEAVA; encoded by the coding sequence GTGTCGACCCACTGGGCAGCCGCCGTCCTCTGCGCCTTGCTCGCCGCGCTGCTGTTCGCGGTCGCCGCGGTCGCGCAGCAGAGCGCGGCGGCCGCGGTGCCGGAGAGCGAGTCGCTGATCCGCTCGCTGCTGCGCACACCCCGCTGGTGGGCGGGCGTCGTCGGAGACGCGGGCGGTTACGCCATGCAGGTGGCCGCGCTCGCGCTGGGCGCGGTGCTGCTGGTGCAGCCGATCCTGGTGAGCGCGCTGGTGTTCGCCCTGCCGCTGTCCGCCCGCCTCAACGATCGCCGCGTGGCCCCGAGCACGTGGGCGACCGCGCTCGCGTTGACCGCCGCGCTGGCCTGTTTCGTGCTCGTCGGCGATCCGACCGAAGGTGATGCCGGTGCGCCGCTGCGCGATTGGCTGCTGCCGCTCGGCCTGCTGGTCGGCCTGATCGCCGCCGCCACGGCCGCGGGAATCGCCGCACGCGAGCCCGCATGGCGCGCGCTGTTGCTGGGCGCCGCGAGCGGCTCGCTGTACGGGCTGGCCGCCGCACTCACCGACTACGTCACGGGGTTGTTCGAACACGGTGTGGCAGACGTGCTGGGCGGCTGGCAGACCTGGGCGCTGGTCGCGGCCGGCGTCACCGGCGTCTACCTGCAACAACGCGCCTATCAAGTGGGCCCGCTGACCGCTTCGCTGCCCGCCGTCACGGTCGCCGAGCCACTGGCCGCCGCGTTCATCGGCATCGCCGTGCTCGACGAGCGGTTGCGCGCGGGCACCGCCGGGCTGGTGGTCACCGCGGGTGCGGTGGTCGTCATGGTCGCCACCACGATCGTGCTCTCCCGCTCCGAAGCCGTCGCCTGA
- a CDS encoding GuaB1 family IMP dehydrogenase-related protein, with the protein MRFLPGHQPPYDLTYDDIFLVPNRTDVASRFDVDLSTADGSGTTIPIVVANMTAVAGRRMAETVARRGGLVVLPQDLPITAAADTIAFVKSRSLTADTPVTLDPDRSVSEAVALMHKRAHGAVVVVDDGRPVGVVTEAACADVDRFARLREVAATDFVRAPATTTPRDLFDLLHAEHADFAVLTAEDGTLAGVLTRTGAVRAGIYQPAVDAAGKLRVAAAVGINGDVAAKAKSLVDSGADLLVIDTAHGHQTKMLETLTAVRDLGLGVPLVAGNVVSAEGTRELAEAGADIVKVGVGPGAMCTTRMMTGVGRPQFSAVAECAAAAREIGVHVWADGGVRHPRDVALALAAGASNVMIGSWFAGTYESPGDLRVDRDGNAYKESFGMASKRAVAARTASDSEFDRARKALFEEGISSSRMRLDPERPGVEDLLDHICSGVRSACTYAGARTLTEFHEKAVLGVQSAAGFAEGRPLPSGW; encoded by the coding sequence GTGCGCTTTCTCCCCGGTCATCAGCCGCCGTACGACCTGACCTACGACGACATCTTCCTCGTCCCGAATCGGACGGACGTCGCGTCGCGCTTCGACGTCGATCTCTCGACGGCCGACGGGTCAGGCACCACCATCCCGATCGTCGTCGCGAACATGACCGCCGTCGCCGGGCGCAGAATGGCCGAGACCGTGGCCCGTCGCGGCGGTCTCGTCGTCCTCCCGCAGGACCTGCCGATCACCGCGGCCGCCGACACCATCGCCTTCGTGAAGAGTCGTTCGCTCACCGCCGACACGCCGGTCACCCTCGACCCCGACCGCTCGGTCTCCGAGGCCGTGGCCCTGATGCACAAGCGCGCGCACGGCGCGGTCGTGGTAGTCGACGACGGCCGCCCGGTCGGTGTGGTGACCGAGGCCGCCTGCGCCGACGTCGACCGCTTCGCCCGGCTCCGTGAGGTCGCGGCCACCGATTTCGTCCGGGCCCCCGCCACCACCACGCCGCGCGACCTGTTCGACCTGCTGCACGCCGAGCACGCCGACTTCGCCGTGCTCACCGCCGAAGACGGCACGCTGGCGGGGGTGCTGACCCGCACCGGCGCGGTGCGCGCCGGCATCTATCAGCCCGCCGTGGACGCCGCGGGCAAACTGCGCGTCGCCGCCGCGGTGGGCATCAACGGCGACGTGGCCGCCAAGGCCAAGTCCCTCGTGGATTCGGGCGCCGACCTGCTGGTCATCGACACCGCCCACGGTCACCAGACCAAGATGCTCGAAACCCTCACCGCGGTGCGCGATCTCGGGCTCGGTGTCCCGCTGGTCGCGGGCAACGTCGTCTCCGCCGAAGGCACGAGGGAACTCGCCGAGGCGGGCGCGGACATCGTCAAGGTCGGTGTCGGGCCCGGCGCGATGTGCACCACCCGCATGATGACCGGCGTCGGCCGCCCGCAGTTCTCCGCGGTGGCCGAATGCGCTGCCGCCGCCAGGGAAATCGGCGTGCACGTCTGGGCCGACGGCGGCGTGCGCCATCCCCGCGACGTGGCGCTCGCGCTCGCCGCCGGCGCGTCCAACGTGATGATCGGCTCCTGGTTCGCCGGCACCTACGAGTCCCCCGGCGACCTGCGCGTCGACCGCGACGGCAACGCCTACAAGGAGAGCTTCGGCATGGCGTCCAAGCGGGCCGTCGCCGCCCGCACCGCCTCCGACAGCGAATTCGACCGCGCGCGCAAGGCGCTGTTCGAAGAGGGCATCTCCAGCTCCCGGATGCGGCTGGACCCGGAGCGCCCCGGCGTCGAGGACCTCCTCGACCACATCTGCTCCGGCGTGCGCAGCGCGTGCACCTACGCGGGAGCGCGGACGCTCACCGAGTTCCACGAGAAGGCCGTGCTCGGCGTGCAGTCCGCGGCCGGGTTCGCCGAAGGTCGCCCGCTGCCCAGCGGTTGGTGA